The following coding sequences are from one Triticum dicoccoides isolate Atlit2015 ecotype Zavitan chromosome 4A, WEW_v2.0, whole genome shotgun sequence window:
- the LOC119287311 gene encoding F-box/FBD/LRR-repeat protein At4g00160-like: MGNMLTFMLGTTAVVNHCHPRQLHPGGGSSSSRIAGRQFEPLIILAFRAISEHIVRSEAFCRKQISSGRFQLLTILVCGATRAEGITANDPFKLCGILICGVLSDYISHGAEEPAVDLLGDLPEDVLCTVLSKLSVEEAVRTSAVSRKWRYLWTVCPKLSFDGNTMCGKKYHEKRVYNLVFSHIVNRVLRQCRGKLVEELEIKIELNWMLVEHLDNWVRFAVSSRTKALVLDLASEGRQPPGCVDRYKFPLDLLDKDSIHRLQKLHLSFVDFQPPMHFSGFPNLRKLDLSIVNVSGKDIQHMLSNCCNLEWLSIVRCHFNGELKVNGPLPHLLYLKIASCRLTNIAFHAVNLATFEYRGVAVPIDLGKSSELKCANIYYFGDTLEHTITVLAKVLTSVQHLTLNAGCKSPEVPCLMSYPCKFSRMTYLQLRLAYVKEFDSLSLVSFLRSAPLIEKLELHFCNAAYVRVVQEPEPIRKLSKRLFNDMKSLHITGFEACKGEVEFLLHMVENAPALGVLCIDHSYQYPIEGFRKDKELDVDLLHTTTRRHLKGKFSPNCTLILL; the protein is encoded by the exons ATGGGGAACATGCTCACCTTCATGCTTGGAACAACTGCAGTGGTGAATCATTGCCATCCAAGGCAACTCCACCCAggaggaggcagcagcagcagcaggatagCAGGCCGTCAGTTTGAACCGCTGATCATTCTGGCTTTCAGGGCTATATCTGAGCACATAGTACGTAGTGAAGCGTTCTGTCGAAAGCAGATATCGAGCGGCCGGTTTCAATTGCTGACCATTCTGGTTTGCGGAGCAACCCGTGCAGAGGGAATTACAGCAAACGATCCATTCAAACTGTGTGGCATTCTCATCTGTGGAGTTTTGTCTGACTACATCAGTCATGGCGCAGAGGAACCAGCGGTTGATCTGCTTGGAGACCTTCCAGAG GACGTGTTATGCACAGTTTTGTCAAAGTTGTCTGTGGAAGAGGCTGTAAGAACCAGTGCCGTCTCAAGGAAATGGAGATACTTGTGGACAGTTTGTCCTAAACTGAGTTTCGATGGAAATACAATGTGTGGCAAGAAATATCATGAGAAAAGAGTGTATAATCTAGTGTTCAGTCACATTGTTAATAGGGTCCTGAGACAGTGCCGTGGCAAGTTGGTTGAAGAGCTTGAAATCAAAATTGAGTTGAACTGGATGTTGGTTGAACATCTTGATAATTGGGTACGTTTTGCTGTATCATCGCGGACAAAGGCACTAGTTCTTGATTTAGCATCAGAAGGGCGTCAACCCCCAGGTTGTGTTGATCGGTACAAATTCCCGCTTGACCTTTTAGACAAGGATAGTATACACCGTCTACAGAAACTTCATCTTAGCTTTGTAGATTTCCAGCCACCGATGCATTTTAGTGGTTTCCCTAACCTAAGGAAGCTTGATCTGAGCATAGTGAATGTCAGTGGGAAGGATATTCAACATATGTTGTCAAACTGCTGTAACCTAGAGTGGCTGAGTATTGTTAGATGCCATTTCAATGGTGAACTAAAGGTTAACGGCCCACTGCCTCACCTGCTATACTTGAAAATTGCTTCCTGCAGATTAACAAATATAGCATTCCATGCCGTGAACCTTGCGACTTTCGAATACAGAGGAGTGGCGGTGCCTATTGACCTCGGTAAATCATCGGAACTGAAATGTGCAAACATATATTATTTTGGAGACACTCTTGAGCACACTATTACCGTGCTTGCTAAAGTTCTTACAAGTGTGCAACATCTGACCCTCAATGCAGGCTGTAAATCACCAGAG GTTCCCTGTTTGATGTCTTACCCATGCAAGTTTTCTCGGATGACATACTTACAATTGAGGTTGGCCTATGTCAAAGAATTCGACAGCTTGTCGTTGGTCTCTTTTCTGAGGTCTGCTCCTTTAATTGAAAAGCTAGAGCTGCAC TTTTGTAACGCTGCTTATGTGCGCGTGGTACAAGAACCTGAACCTATCAGGAAGCTTTCAAAGCGTCTGTTCAACGACATGAAGAGCCTGCATATTACAGGATTTGAAGCATGCAAGGGCGAAGTTGAGTTCCTTCTGCACATGGTTGAAAATGCCCCTGCATTGGGGGTCTTATGTATAGATCACTCATACCAATATCCAATAGAAGGCTTTCGCAAAGACAAAGAATTGGATGTTGACTTGCTTCATACAACTACAAGAAGGCATCTTAAAGGAAAATTTTCACCCAATTGCACCTTGATTTTACTTTAA